In a single window of the Zea mays cultivar B73 chromosome 5, Zm-B73-REFERENCE-NAM-5.0, whole genome shotgun sequence genome:
- the LOC100285532 gene encoding AT-hook motif nuclear-localized protein 5 (The RefSeq protein has 3 substitutions compared to this genomic sequence), translating into MDGRESTVASGPNFSSFFAQHRGIGAPGVPGHSQGLHAPPPGGYRQHLDAVSAGYAFQTPHVGGPSIGQGYEASPHAAQHSAGGGSGSGGCGGMDIGMGAAVSADVKGDQGSGPGQDEQVKKKRGRPRKYKPDGAVTLGLSPTSSSTPHSSSSGMGTMVNTPGSGFGSGGSGGSGSGAPSEKRGRGRPPGSGKMQQLASLGKWFLGSVGTGFTPHVIIIQPGEDVAARIMAFSQQGPRAVCIISATGAISTATLHQDSDSGGVVTYEGRFEILCLSGSYLVVEDGGTRSRSGGLCIALCGPDHRVIGGSVGGVLTAAGTVQVIVGSFMYGGSKKNKVKAEVDMEPEEVALAEHSGMVPPAMSGGGWEAGMMRQMDSRTPAIDINSIRG; encoded by the exons ATGGACGGGAGGGAGTCCACGGTGGCGTCGGGGCCCAACTTCTCGTCCTTCTTCGCGCAGCACCGGGGCATCGGGGCGCCGGGTGTCCCCGGCCACTCGCAGGGGCTTCACGCCCCGCCGCCCGGTGGGTACCGGCAGCATCTTGATGCTGTCTCTGCGGGGTATGCATTCCAGACCCCGCATGTTGGGGGTCCCAGCATTGGGCAGGGGTACGAGGCCTCACCTCATGCGGCACAGCACAGCGCCGGTGGCGGCTCTGGCTCCGGTGGTTGTGGTGGTATGGACATTGGCATGGGTGCGGCCGTGAGTGCCGATGTTAAGGGGGATCAGGGGAGTGGGCCTGGCCAGGATGAGCAGGTGAAGAAGAAGCGGGGCAGGCCAAGAAAATATAAGCCTGATGGGTCTGTGACTCTTGGGTTATCACCCACTTCATCATCGACGCCTCACTCGTCCAGCTCGGGGATGGGAACCATGGTTAACACTCCAGGCTCTGGATTTGGGTCTGGAGGATCAGGGGGTTCAGGTTCTGGTGCACCATCAGAGAAACGTGGCAGGGGGCGGCCACCTGGCTCTGGAAAGATGCAACAGCTGGCTTCGCTTG GAAAGTGGTTTCTTGGCTCTGTTGGAACAGGTTTTACTCCGCATGTGATTATTATTCAACCAGGAGAG GACGTTGCTGCGAGAATAATGGCCTTCTCACAGCAAGGCCCAAGGGCAGTGTGCATCATTTCAGCAACTGGAGCTATTTCTACAGCAACCCTTCACCAGGATTCAGACTCCGGTGGTGTGGTTACATATGAG GGCCGATTTGAGATCCTGTGCCTTTCTGGGTCATACTTGGTGGTAGAGGATGGTGGCACACGGACCCGAAGCGGAGGTCTTTGCATAGCTTTGTGTGGTCCTGACCACAGGGTTATTGGTGGGAGTGTAGGCGGAGTCCTGACAGCAGCTGGAACAGTTCAG GTGATAGTGGGGAGCTTCATGTACGGAGGTTCGAAGAAGAACAAGGTGAAAGCGGAGGTGGACATGGAGCCCGAGGAGGTGGCACCCGCGGAGCACAGTGGCATGGTCCCTCCTGCGATGAGTGGCGGCGGGTGGGAAGCGGGCATGATGAGGCAGATGGACTCGAGAACTCCTGCCATTGATATCAACTCGATCCGCGGGTAG